CTAAAATTGATCCATTGGGAATCTCTTTTGGTGACAACACTACTGTTCCAAAAGAATTGACTTTAGACTACTATGGTTTCACTGAACAAGATTTGGCTAAAGAAATCACTTTGGGTCCTGGTATTTTGCCAAGATTCGCTCAAGGTGGTAAGAAGAGTATGACTTTGaaagaaatcatcaacTTTTGTGAAAAAACTTACTGCTCCTCCTATGGTGTTGAGTACGTACACATTCCATCAAAGGAACAATGTGACTGGTTAAGAGACAGAATTGAAGTTCCTCAACCATTTAAATATTCTCCAGATCAAAAAAGACAAATTTTGGATCGTTTGATTTGGGCCACCTCTTTTGAATCCTTCTTGTCAAGTAAGTTCCCAAATGACAAGAGATTTGGTTTGGAAGGTGCAGAAGCCGTTGTCCCAGGTATGAAAGCTTTAATTGATACCTCTGTTGAATACGGTGTTGAAGACGTTGTTATCGGTATGCCACATAGAGGTAGATTGAATATGTTGTCTAATGTTGTTCGTAAACCAAACGAATCTATCTTTTCCGAATTCACTGGTtctaaagaatttgatgaagGTTCTGGTGATGTGAAGTACCATTTGGGTATGAATTATGCTAGACCAACAACTTCTGGTAAACACGTCAACTTGTCTATTGTTGCTAATCCATCCCATTTGGAAGCCGAAGATGGTGTTGTTTTGGGTAAAACTCGTGCAATTCAACAATACAAACAAGACATTGgttctttcaaaaaagCAATGGCTGTCCTTTTACATGGTGATGCTGCATTTGCCGGACAAGGGGTTGTTTATGAAACTATGGGTTTTGCTAACTTGCCAGCCTATTCTACTGGTGGTACTATTCATGTCATTGtgaataatcaaattggtTTCACCACTGATCCAAGATTTGCTAGATCAACCTTGTATCCATCTGACATTGCCAAAGCCATTGATGCTCCAATTTTCCATGTTAATGCCGACGATGTGGAAGCTTGTACTTTTGTTTTCAACTTGGCTGCTGAATGGAGAGCCACTTACCACACTGACTGTATCATCGATGTCGTTGGTTACAGAAAGCACGGTCATAATGAAACTGATCAACCATCTTTCACTCAACCACTCATGTACCAAGAAATTGCTAAAAAGAACTCTGTCATTGACATTTAcgaaaaacaattaattgacGAAGGTACTTTTACTGCTGAAGATATCAAAGAACACAAGCAATGGGTTTGGAATATTTTAGAAGACAACTTCAAGAAAGCCAAGGAATATAAACCTACCTCTAGAGAATGGTTGACCACTCCTTGGGAAGATTTCAAGTCACCAAAAGAATTGGCTACTGAAGTCTTACCACACTTACCAACTGCTGTTGACGAAGCTactttgaaaaagattggTAATGCCATTTCCGAAACTCCAGAAGGATTTGAAGTTCACAGAAACTTGAAACGTATTTTGAATGCTAGAAAGAAGAGTGTTGAAACCGGTGAAGGTATTGATTATGCTACTGGTGAAGCTCTTGCTTATGGTTCTTTGGCTCTCGAAGGATACCATGTTAGAGTGTCGGGTCAAGATGTCGAAAGAGGTACCTTCTCTCAAAGACATGCTGTTTTGCACGATCAAAACAGTGAATCTGTGTGGACACCATTATCCAACTTGAGTGAAGATCAAGGTGCTTTCAATATTTCCAACTCTTCCTTGTCAGAATACGGTGTTTTAGGGTTTGAATATGGTTACTCCTTGACCTCCCCAGATGCTTTGGTTGAATGGGAAGCTCAATTTGGTGATTTCGCCAACACTGCCCAAGTTGTCATTGATCAATTCGTCGCTGGTGCTGAATCGAAATGGAAACAAAGATCTGGTGTTGTTTTGTCATTGCCACATGGTTACGATGGTCAAGGTCCAGAACATTCCTCATCCAGACTCGAAAGATACTTACAATTATGTAATGAAGATCAACGTTTCTTCCCATCACCAGAAAAATTAGAACGTCAACATCAAGACTGTAACATGCAAGTTGCCTACCCAACCACCCCAGCCAACGTTTTCCATCTTTTACGTCGTCAAATGCATAGACAATTTAGAAAACCATTGATTTTGGTCTTCTCCAAATCGTTATTACGTCATCCATTGGCAAGATCTAACTTGTCGGAATTCACCGGTGACTCACACTTCCAATGGATCATTGAAGATGTTTTGGGTGACAAATCGGAAGTGAAGAGAGTTGTTTTATTGACTGGTCAAGTTTATGCTGCTTTGCACAAAAAGAGAGCTTCCTTGGATGACAAATCAACTGCTTTCATTAAGATTGAACAGTTGCATCCATTCCCATACGCTCAATTACGTGATGCCTTGAATGAATATCCAAACCTTGAAGACTTGGTGTGGACTCAAGAAGAACCATTGAACATGGGTGCTTACAACTTTGCTGCCCCAAGAGTGGAAGCTGTTTTGGGTGAAACTCAAAAATACAAGGACTTGAAATTGAGATATGCTGGTAGAGATCCAAGTGCTTCTGTTGCTGCTGGTTCTAAGGCCATGCATGTtgctgaagaagaagaattctTAGAAGAAACCTTTCGTCAATAATCGCCCAGAAGTAAATTTTTCTGAGgcatttttttatttttatttattttgtttttttaacttTGTTTTTAGTTCTTTAGTcagtttttgaaataagGATTAAAAACTACGAAGAACgaaggaaaaagaaaaagaaaaagaaatgtttTGAACTGACAGTACCTTATATAAATGTGTATCTTATAAGTTTTTGTGAATTTCCAAAAgctttttgtttgttcatAACTATTCATTATAGAAATTCTatgttttatttatatttgtatAAAGAAGAGAGTAATATTGTAAAGAATACCTGTAGTGTGTTACCAGTAATTTTACAATTTGTTTTCGGAAACTCTAAATAAATCACACAAGTGATCTACAACACCCCAACCATATCCATTAGCAAACCTTCTCCGAACTACGATGTTATTATGTGCATCTGGAGGTAGATTAACCAAAACTTTTCTCCAGCCACACGCATTATGATATTTATCAGCTATCTGTTTCTGCTTCTCTAATTTCCATTTACTGTGATATCTCAACAAAACTGATGCAAACCATTCTACCTTCAGATGTTTGTTGAGGTTACCTTCTTCTTGGgatgatttattgaattgatagTACTTGTCATGGAAAATAACATGCTGTCTCAGCTCGGGATTTATCAAAAACTCATTGGAAGGGATGGGGCATATAAGTGTATTGATTGCTGATTCTATAGCAGATGCTCTTGGTGGGACGACTATAGTTTGAGAATCTTGGGTTGAATTAGTTTCCTCTGACTGGAATGAGTGATCTTCTGGTAAGACATCGTTAAACACATTATAATCAGTTCCTCTTACGctaaaatttttatattttctcTGTCTTTTCGTTAGCTTGGGTTTGTGATTATTGGAATTATGCTCCAGGAAATTCAAGTTCAAGAATTCTTTATATTTGCTGATGACATGGTTCTTGCCCATAGTCTCTGATGATTCAGTTGACTGGGAATTATCTGTAGACTTTGCTGCGTCCTGTATGTCCTGAACCATTTGATTTGCTTCTTCGGGTACTTCCAGTACAGTATCACGACTACGGTTCACTTGTATTTTGTGGTCAGCTTCTTCTAGTTCAGGGTGAACATGCATGTGCTTactctttttcaattcagaAACGTCTCCTAATGCTTCATAATCTAAATATAGCAAAGCAGAAGTTCTCAATGGTACTATCCCATCATTCATAGCATTTGCATACACAACCAATTGTTCAAACTGTGCcaaaaatttttgcaaaGGATCTTCTGGTAGAGTTTCCAAGACAGGTTTGAATGAATCTCTCTTTTTAGACTCTCCAATGCTTATATCACTCCATGCAGGCAATCGTTTCAGTAAGGTTAAATCCCGACCAGTCTTGCCAAGGGTACCCATATCCAACACCCACgatatcaaaaaattcatttcaTTCAAAATTCCTAAAAATGGGGAAGCCATTCCAATAAAATTAACTGGTTTGATTCTCATTCTCTCAAAATAATCTGGCCCTTTAGTCATCAAAATGTACTTGATGGCATATAGCTGTACCACTCCTCCTAAAGAATGGCCAATAAACGAGATCTTATCATACTGATAGAGTGAATTCTCAATTAAATCTGTAATGTAATTAGCAACGTTAGTCCCCAATTTTTTGACCCCTCTTTCAGTACGTCCAGCGTTATATCTATAGCCCCTaaccaaaatattttccTTTACTCTAAGCTCCAATTGATCCTTGATATACAACATATCTGCAGTcaagtttgaaaaaattccGTGTGTAACGATAACTAAGTGAACAGGCTTTTTGGGATCTTTTGGTTCGTTCGACCAGATGTCATCTGTAGTCAATTTGCTTACTTTAAGTTGTGTATTGTAAATTTTATGAGAATCATTATGAATTTCATCTATCGCTTTGTCCACAATTGTGGGCTTTGTTCCTTCATTCATATCTATTTTTGTTCCCAAACTGGTGAGAGTTTGCTGTATTATACTCTGCCCTAATTTCTTCATGAAATGTAGGTCATCTCCTATCATGAAATCGTAGACAACCTCTGTTTTCTTAGTGATTACAATTTGtgaaacaatttcaatttcccATTGGAAAATATCGTATCCTTTATCATCCTTTCCCTTTAAGGAATTTGAGTTTAACAAAAGCGACACATTGAAAGCTTGGTTTGGCTTGATTTGATTCTCAAACACAACTTCTGTATTTTTCTGGACATTTTCAGGATGGAATGGTTTACGTGGATTATAATTGCATGGCACTACGTGACAATACAAAATGAACGGACCACTCAATAGATGGATTGCTCGGATACTCGATTTTTcgatatttttcaaacgGAAATATATACGTTTAATGGTGGGGTCTAATCTTGTATATTCTATAGTATACCTAGCAACACCCCCAATTCTCAAACTATCTTTATCTCGATACCATAATGAAGGATGAGCTGCCATTGAGATATGTGGGTATGTCTGCAGTCTGTGTTAGctaatgatgaaaaagaaaatgtgGAATTATTAGTTGTGAAATATTCACATGTAGTTTTtacagtttttttttctgttattgtttttctgtttcttttaTATTGCTGCCAGTTGGCTTTAGTTTTGTGGTCTTGGGTTTGCGGCAGGTTCCCGCAGAGGGGGGTCCTCAAGTTATGGCGGAAAAGAGGAGTATTCATTTAAATCGTGTTCTATTATAGTATATAACATGTGACAACGACGATAGATCAAGTATTTCCGCTACACACACTGGTATTACTTACTtcagaaataataaactgTTTAGAAGGTACAGTTACTCGCTAATTA
The sequence above is a segment of the Candida albicans SC5314 chromosome 3, complete sequence genome. Coding sequences within it:
- a CDS encoding uncharacterized protein (Ortholog of C. dubliniensis CD36 : Cd36_80810, C. parapsilosis CDC317 : CPAR2_101800, Candida tenuis NRRL Y-1498 : CANTEDRAFT_103482 and Debaryomyces hansenii CBS767 : DEHA2F17864g), which encodes MAAHPSLWYRDKDSLRIGGVARYTIEYTRLDPTIKRIYFRLKNIEKSSIRAIHLLSGPFILYCHVVPCNYNPRKPFHPENVQKNTEVVFENQIKPNQAFNVSLLLNSNSLKGKDDKGYDIFQWEIEIVSQIVITKKTEVVYDFMIGDDLHFMKKLGQSIIQQTLTSLGTKIDMNEGTKPTIVDKAIDEIHNDSHKIYNTQLKVSKLTTDDIWSNEPKDPKKPVHLVIVTHGIFSNLTADMLYIKDQLELRVKENILVRGYRYNAGRTERGVKKLGTNVANYITDLIENSLYQYDKISFIGHSLGGVVQLYAIKYILMTKGPDYFERMRIKPVNFIGMASPFLGILNEMNFLISWVLDMGTLGKTGRDLTLSKRLPAWSDISIGESKKRDSFKPVLETLPEDPLQKFLAQFEQLVVYANAMNDGIVPLRTSALLYLDYEALGDVSELKKSKHMHVHPELEEADHKIQVNRSRDTVSEVPEEANQMVQDIQDAAKSTDNSQSTESSETMGKNHVISKYKEFLNLNFSEHNSNNHKPKLTKRQRKYKNFSVRGTDYNVFNDVLPEDHSFQSEETNSTQDSQTIVVPPRASAIESAINTLICPIPSNEFLINPESRQHVIFHDKYYQFNKSSQEEGNLNKHSKVEWFASVLLRYHSKWKLEKQKQIADKYHNACGWRKVLVNLPPDAHNNIVVRRRFANGYGWGVVDHLCDLFRVSENKL
- the KGD1 gene encoding alpha-ketoglutarate dehydrogenase (Putative 2-oxoglutarate dehydrogenase; regulated by Efg1 under yeast but not hyphal growth conditions; transcript induced in an RHE model of oral candidiasis; stationary phase enriched protein; Hap43-repressed; rat catheter biofilm induced), whose amino-acid sequence is MLRAFRSAVPRTQLLKSRLTIPKTSVIGRRYLATDSFLQGSNSNYVDEMYEAWRQDPSSVHASWNAYFKNIENDNIPPSKAFQAPPTIVPTVSGGAAGFYPGQSPISEDVVTHLKVQLLVRAYQVRGHQKAKIDPLGISFGDNTTVPKELTLDYYGFTEQDLAKEITLGPGILPRFAQGGKKSMTLKEIINFCEKTYCSSYGVEYVHIPSKEQCDWLRDRIEVPQPFKYSPDQKRQILDRLIWATSFESFLSSKFPNDKRFGLEGAEAVVPGMKALIDTSVEYGVEDVVIGMPHRGRLNMLSNVVRKPNESIFSEFTGSKEFDEGSGDVKYHLGMNYARPTTSGKHVNLSIVANPSHLEAEDGVVLGKTRAIQQYKQDIGSFKKAMAVLLHGDAAFAGQGVVYETMGFANLPAYSTGGTIHVIVNNQIGFTTDPRFARSTLYPSDIAKAIDAPIFHVNADDVEACTFVFNLAAEWRATYHTDCIIDVVGYRKHGHNETDQPSFTQPLMYQEIAKKNSVIDIYEKQLIDEGTFTAEDIKEHKQWVWNILEDNFKKAKEYKPTSREWLTTPWEDFKSPKELATEVLPHLPTAVDEATLKKIGNAISETPEGFEVHRNLKRILNARKKSVETGEGIDYATGEALAYGSLALEGYHVRVSGQDVERGTFSQRHAVLHDQNSESVWTPLSNLSEDQGAFNISNSSLSEYGVLGFEYGYSLTSPDALVEWEAQFGDFANTAQVVIDQFVAGAESKWKQRSGVVLSLPHGYDGQGPEHSSSRLERYLQLCNEDQRFFPSPEKLERQHQDCNMQVAYPTTPANVFHLLRRQMHRQFRKPLILVFSKSLLRHPLARSNLSEFTGDSHFQWIIEDVLGDKSEVKRVVLLTGQVYAALHKKRASLDDKSTAFIKIEQLHPFPYAQLRDALNEYPNLEDLVWTQEEPLNMGAYNFAAPRVEAVLGETQKYKDLKLRYAGRDPSASVAAGSKAMHVAEEEEFLEETFRQ